Proteins from one Streptomyces sp. NBC_00390 genomic window:
- a CDS encoding TetR/AcrR family transcriptional regulator, which yields MSDTRDRVLDATLACLVRNGYGGTTARAIAQTGGFAPGVIYYHFSDLDDLLVAALARTSASRIRRYRAELSGTDRAVPTVARLRELYDEDTESGHIAAVQELYAGARPGSRLAAQLALETRNWEALAEELLSALLRGKPLASIVRVPVLASASVAFYLGMETLTHLDGDRSRPATLFDQAARLAAVFDRIPRLNRRARRTR from the coding sequence TTGTCTGACACACGTGACCGCGTCCTCGACGCGACCCTCGCCTGCCTGGTGCGCAACGGCTACGGAGGCACGACCGCGCGGGCGATCGCCCAGACCGGCGGCTTCGCCCCCGGAGTGATCTACTACCACTTCTCGGACCTGGACGATCTGCTGGTGGCGGCGCTGGCCCGGACCAGCGCATCCCGGATACGGCGCTATCGCGCAGAGCTGTCCGGGACGGACCGGGCCGTGCCCACGGTCGCACGGCTCCGCGAGCTCTACGACGAGGACACCGAAAGCGGGCACATCGCCGCCGTTCAGGAGCTGTACGCCGGCGCCAGGCCCGGGTCGAGGCTGGCCGCCCAACTGGCCCTCGAAACCCGGAACTGGGAGGCGCTGGCCGAGGAACTGCTGAGTGCGCTGCTGCGCGGCAAACCCCTCGCGTCCATCGTGCGCGTACCCGTACTGGCGAGCGCGTCCGTTGCGTTCTACCTCGGCATGGAAACCCTCACCCACCTCGACGGCGACCGCTCCCGCCCGGCGACACTCTTCGACCAGGCCGCCAGGCTCGCCGCGGTCTTCGACCGGATCCCTCGCCTGAACCGGCGGGCACGCCGGACTCGTTGA
- a CDS encoding MFS transporter, which yields MTTPIAVPDTQERWSPRLWGTLLVLCAAMFLDALDVSMVGVALPSIATDLGLSTSTLQWIVSGYILGYGGLLLLGGRAADLLGRRRVFLIALAVFALASLLGGLVDSGPLLIASRFIKGLSAAFTAPAGLSIITTTFREGPQRNRALSIYTTCAATGFSMGLVLSGLLTEVSWRLTMLLPAPIALIALIAGLRLIPRSSREDSGKGYDLPGAVTGTLSMLLLVFTVVQAPEAGWASARTLLSFLATAALLTVFATIERRSAHPLIRLGVLRSGSQIRANLGAAFFFGSYVGFQFLVTQYMQSLLGWSALQTALAFLPAGALVALSSTKIGSVVDRFGTPRVIATGFSLLVIAYALFLRIDLSPGYAAVILPSMLLLGAACALVFPSLNIQATNGVEDHEQGMVSGLLNTSIQVGGAIFLAVVTAVVTAGGDTGRSPQEVLDSFRPGLVVVTVVAAGGLLITLTGLRTRRRQHSVLVAKSAPRREPYQRGEAAPPLVGTAGSEAGRAGREAAAMPPREED from the coding sequence ATGACCACACCGATCGCCGTCCCCGATACGCAGGAGCGCTGGAGCCCCCGTCTGTGGGGCACGCTGCTCGTGCTCTGCGCCGCGATGTTCCTGGACGCCCTGGACGTCTCGATGGTGGGCGTCGCCCTGCCTTCCATCGCCACCGATCTCGGCCTGTCCACCTCGACCCTGCAGTGGATCGTCAGCGGCTACATCCTCGGCTACGGCGGACTCCTCCTGCTCGGCGGCCGCGCGGCCGACCTCCTCGGCCGGCGCCGCGTCTTCCTGATCGCCCTCGCCGTCTTCGCGCTCGCCTCCCTGCTCGGCGGGCTCGTCGACTCCGGACCGCTGCTGATCGCCAGCCGGTTCATCAAGGGCCTGAGCGCCGCCTTCACCGCACCCGCCGGCCTCTCGATCATCACCACGACCTTCAGGGAAGGCCCGCAGCGCAACCGCGCCCTGTCCATCTACACCACCTGCGCCGCCACCGGATTCTCGATGGGCCTGGTGCTCTCCGGGCTGCTCACCGAGGTGAGCTGGCGGCTGACGATGCTGCTGCCCGCGCCCATCGCCCTGATCGCGCTCATCGCCGGCCTCCGGCTGATCCCCCGCAGCAGCCGAGAGGACTCCGGCAAGGGATACGACCTTCCGGGCGCCGTCACCGGCACGCTCTCGATGCTGCTGCTCGTCTTCACCGTCGTCCAGGCTCCCGAGGCGGGCTGGGCCTCGGCCCGAACCCTGCTGTCGTTCCTCGCCACCGCCGCGCTGCTCACCGTGTTCGCCACCATCGAGCGGCGCAGCGCCCACCCGCTGATCCGGCTGGGCGTGCTGCGCTCGGGCAGCCAGATCCGGGCCAACCTCGGCGCCGCGTTCTTCTTCGGCAGTTACGTCGGCTTCCAGTTCCTCGTCACGCAGTACATGCAGTCCCTGCTCGGCTGGTCGGCCCTGCAGACGGCACTGGCCTTCCTGCCCGCGGGCGCGCTGGTGGCCCTGTCGTCGACGAAGATCGGCTCGGTCGTCGACCGGTTCGGCACACCGCGGGTGATCGCCACCGGGTTCTCGCTCCTGGTGATCGCCTACGCGCTCTTCCTCCGCATCGACCTCTCGCCGGGCTACGCAGCGGTGATCCTTCCGTCGATGCTGCTGCTCGGCGCGGCCTGCGCATTGGTCTTCCCTTCCCTCAACATCCAGGCCACCAACGGCGTAGAGGACCACGAACAGGGCATGGTCTCCGGACTGCTCAACACCTCGATCCAGGTCGGCGGCGCGATCTTCCTTGCCGTCGTCACCGCGGTCGTCACAGCGGGTGGTGACACGGGCCGCTCCCCGCAGGAGGTGCTGGACAGCTTCCGCCCCGGCCTCGTGGTGGTCACCGTTGTTGCGGCGGGCGGCCTGCTGATCACGCTGACAGGGCTGCGCACGCGCCGCCGTCAGCACAGCGTGCTGGTGGCGAAGTCCGCACCGCGGCGCGAGCCGTATCAGCGTGGTGAAGCGGCTCCTCCGCTTGTCGGCACTGCCGGCAGTGAAGCGGGCAGGGCCGGGCGGGAAGCAGCGGCGATGCCTCCTCGCGAGGAGGACTGA
- a CDS encoding MarR family transcriptional regulator, which yields MGATKSERALVEQWRDVLALHARTTCELDRELHQHGLGASDFEVLDVLAEIPADAEGDACSYRVQELASRVHLSQSALSRLVARLEKDGLVTRGMCSEDRRGVRVRLTGEGRARHAQVQPVQRAVLSRMLSGVEQPGAGAAAV from the coding sequence ATGGGAGCAACGAAGTCCGAGCGGGCGCTCGTGGAGCAATGGCGGGACGTTCTCGCACTTCACGCCCGTACGACCTGCGAACTCGACCGTGAGCTGCACCAGCACGGACTCGGCGCCAGCGACTTCGAGGTGCTCGACGTGCTCGCCGAGATTCCGGCCGATGCCGAGGGCGATGCCTGCTCGTACCGCGTCCAGGAGCTCGCGTCCCGCGTCCATCTCAGCCAGAGCGCGCTGTCCCGCCTGGTCGCACGGCTCGAGAAGGACGGCCTGGTGACCCGGGGCATGTGCAGCGAGGACCGGCGTGGGGTGCGCGTACGGCTCACCGGCGAGGGCCGGGCCCGCCATGCCCAGGTGCAGCCGGTTCAGCGTGCGGTGCTCTCCCGGATGCTGTCGGGCGTGGAGCAGCCCGGGGCCGGGGCGGCCGCAGTGTGA
- a CDS encoding MFS transporter produces the protein MPLINKLRTAAPGGPGSDPAPTPLSRLRIALTVFFALDGFLFAGWVVRIPAIKQQTGSSAGDLGLALLGVSAGAVVTMTLTGRLCRRYGSHPVTVAAGMLLALSMALPPLTHSAAALGLVLLVFGAAYGGMNVAMNSAAVDLVAEMRRPVMPSFHAAFSLGGMLGAGLGGLVAGGLSPTSHLLGLTVVGLAVTAAAGPVLLRHPAPTPAGGADRITPRRMSGRTRRLVLLFGVIALCTAYGEGAMADWSALHLEQDLHAHPGVAAAGYSLFALAMTAGRLSGTALLERLGQTRTLVAGGLTAAAGMLLGALAPGVWAALLGFTVTGLGLANIFPLAVARAGALAGPAGVAAASTLGYGGMLLGPPAIGFLADWFSLPVALTTVAALAAGAALIGYGARHATPAATNAHQPQPAHRPAVLVDGTDEPSLR, from the coding sequence GTGCCGCTCATAAACAAACTCAGGACGGCCGCACCGGGGGGACCCGGCAGTGACCCTGCCCCCACCCCCCTGTCCCGCCTCCGCATCGCGCTGACCGTCTTCTTCGCCCTCGACGGCTTTCTCTTCGCCGGCTGGGTCGTCCGCATCCCCGCCATCAAGCAGCAGACCGGATCGTCGGCAGGCGACCTGGGACTCGCGCTCCTGGGGGTCTCCGCCGGAGCGGTGGTGACGATGACCCTCACCGGACGGCTCTGCCGCCGCTACGGCAGCCATCCGGTGACTGTGGCCGCCGGCATGCTGCTCGCGCTGAGCATGGCGCTGCCGCCGCTCACCCATTCGGCCGCCGCCCTCGGCCTGGTACTGCTGGTCTTCGGCGCCGCCTACGGCGGGATGAACGTCGCCATGAACAGCGCGGCGGTCGACCTCGTGGCCGAGATGCGACGGCCCGTCATGCCCAGCTTCCACGCGGCGTTCAGCCTCGGCGGGATGCTGGGTGCGGGGCTGGGAGGGCTGGTCGCGGGCGGGCTGTCCCCCACCTCCCATCTGCTCGGCCTGACCGTCGTCGGGCTGGCTGTCACGGCCGCGGCCGGGCCGGTACTGCTGCGCCACCCCGCACCGACTCCCGCCGGCGGCGCGGACCGGATCACGCCCCGCCGGATGTCGGGCCGCACGCGTCGGCTCGTTCTGCTCTTCGGCGTGATCGCGCTGTGCACCGCGTACGGCGAGGGGGCGATGGCGGACTGGAGCGCGCTCCATCTGGAGCAGGATCTGCACGCCCACCCGGGCGTCGCCGCCGCCGGCTACTCACTGTTCGCCCTGGCCATGACCGCCGGCCGGCTGTCCGGCACAGCCCTGCTGGAGCGCCTGGGTCAGACCCGCACGCTGGTCGCGGGCGGCCTGACGGCCGCCGCCGGCATGCTGCTCGGCGCGCTCGCGCCCGGCGTATGGGCGGCTCTGCTCGGTTTCACCGTGACCGGCCTCGGCCTCGCGAACATCTTCCCGCTGGCGGTGGCCCGCGCGGGCGCGCTGGCCGGACCCGCCGGCGTGGCCGCGGCATCGACACTCGGATACGGCGGAATGCTGCTGGGCCCGCCCGCGATCGGCTTCCTCGCCGACTGGTTCTCACTGCCGGTGGCCCTCACGACGGTCGCGGCGCTCGCGGCGGGCGCGGCACTGATCGGTTACGGAGCCCGGCACGCCACGCCCGCGGCCACGAACGCGCACCAGCCTCAGCCGGCACATCGGCCGGCTGTCCTGGTGGACGGCACCGACGAGCCGTCACTGCGCTGA
- a CDS encoding ROK family protein translates to MNGNATTRAKLERGRSALGPALELVHTGRAPTRAVLTAELGVTRATAGAVAAELEALGLIRVDSRPTAAAGSQGRPSHRLEIDDTGPVVLAAQVHADGFRAALVGLGGRTVATAPGCVTVQADPAQVLGEVVAAGADLLRASGRRCVGAGLAVPSAVAEPDGTALNPLHLAWPAGAPVRDIFAEQVHAAGIQGPAFTGNDVNLAALAEHRHGSGRGAQHLLCVATGHRGVGGALVLDGRLHTGSSGLALEVGHLTVTPDGRPCHCGSRGCLDVEADPLAFLTAAGRDPGPEVSLLEQSRELLRADYGDPAVRAAAEELIDRLGLGLAGLVNILNPDRIILGGLHRDLLDAAPDRLRAVVADRSLWGRSGGVPILACTLDHNSLVGAAELAWQPVLDDPLGSLS, encoded by the coding sequence ATGAACGGCAACGCGACGACGCGGGCAAAGCTGGAACGGGGCAGGAGCGCACTCGGCCCTGCGCTGGAACTGGTGCACACCGGCCGTGCCCCGACGCGCGCCGTCCTCACGGCCGAACTCGGCGTCACCCGCGCCACCGCCGGCGCCGTGGCCGCCGAACTCGAGGCCCTCGGCCTGATCCGCGTCGACTCCCGGCCCACCGCCGCAGCGGGTTCCCAGGGCCGCCCCTCGCACCGCCTCGAGATCGACGACACCGGCCCCGTCGTCCTCGCCGCCCAGGTGCACGCCGACGGATTCCGCGCCGCCCTGGTCGGACTCGGCGGCCGTACCGTCGCCACCGCGCCCGGCTGTGTCACGGTCCAGGCCGACCCCGCTCAGGTGCTCGGCGAGGTCGTGGCAGCCGGCGCCGACCTGCTGCGCGCCAGTGGCCGGCGCTGCGTCGGCGCCGGACTCGCCGTGCCCTCCGCGGTCGCCGAGCCGGACGGCACCGCGCTCAATCCGCTGCATCTGGCGTGGCCGGCAGGGGCCCCGGTACGGGACATCTTCGCCGAGCAGGTACACGCCGCCGGAATCCAGGGACCCGCGTTCACGGGCAACGATGTCAATCTCGCGGCACTCGCCGAACACCGCCACGGCTCCGGACGGGGGGCACAGCATCTGCTCTGCGTCGCCACCGGCCACCGCGGTGTCGGCGGCGCACTGGTCCTCGACGGCCGTCTGCACACCGGGAGCTCAGGGCTCGCCCTCGAGGTCGGCCATCTCACCGTCACCCCCGACGGCCGTCCCTGTCACTGCGGCAGTCGCGGCTGCCTCGATGTCGAGGCCGACCCGCTCGCCTTCCTCACGGCCGCGGGCCGCGATCCCGGCCCCGAGGTCTCGCTCCTGGAACAGTCCCGGGAACTGCTGCGCGCCGACTACGGCGATCCGGCCGTGCGGGCCGCCGCCGAGGAACTCATCGACCGCCTGGGCCTCGGGCTCGCCGGGCTGGTCAACATCCTCAACCCGGACCGCATCATCCTCGGCGGACTGCACCGCGACCTGCTGGACGCCGCCCCGGACCGGCTGCGCGCCGTGGTCGCCGACCGCAGCCTGTGGGGCCGCAGCGGAGGGGTTCCCATCCTGGCCTGCACCCTCGACCACAACAGCCTGGTGGGTGCGGCCGAACTGGCATGGCAGCCGGTCCTGGACGACCCGCTCGGCTCCCTCAGCTGA
- a CDS encoding YhjD/YihY/BrkB family envelope integrity protein has protein sequence MTDKPSGPDRTVNPRLLRLYDWIEASPVGLGWNRAREMELMHRAMGFAALGFLTLVPLLILVAAADPASGQGFARWMGAALGVSKESQDEVERLFGLPGQALQRTTAFGLAALTVFGLTFGSAVQTGYEKVWDLPTARWHTLWRHVVWLALLIFSLIAFVNTPEPEDSVLLTMVVALGDLIGTFLFFWASQRLLLCGRVRWRALIPGAVTTALFMLGLRIFSQMVFSPLIASNAVTYGPFGTVLVIQSWLVGVGVVVYAGALVGRLIHEALTRRRLEREFMLEHGRHHRT, from the coding sequence ATGACCGACAAGCCCTCCGGCCCGGATCGCACCGTGAACCCACGGCTCCTCCGTCTGTACGACTGGATCGAGGCCTCACCCGTGGGCCTGGGCTGGAACCGCGCCCGCGAGATGGAGTTGATGCACCGGGCCATGGGCTTCGCCGCACTCGGCTTTCTGACCCTCGTACCGCTGCTGATCCTCGTCGCCGCGGCCGACCCGGCGAGCGGCCAGGGCTTCGCCCGCTGGATGGGCGCGGCGCTCGGCGTGTCGAAGGAGTCCCAGGACGAGGTGGAGCGGCTGTTCGGTCTGCCGGGGCAGGCGCTGCAGCGCACCACGGCGTTCGGCCTGGCCGCGCTCACCGTGTTCGGACTGACCTTCGGCTCCGCCGTACAGACCGGCTACGAGAAGGTGTGGGACCTGCCCACGGCCCGCTGGCACACCTTGTGGCGCCATGTGGTGTGGCTCGCGCTGCTCATCTTCTCCCTGATCGCGTTCGTCAACACGCCCGAACCGGAGGACTCCGTCCTTCTCACCATGGTCGTGGCACTGGGCGATCTGATCGGCACGTTCCTGTTCTTCTGGGCGTCCCAGCGGCTGCTGCTGTGCGGCCGGGTCCGCTGGCGGGCGCTGATCCCCGGGGCAGTGACCACGGCCCTGTTCATGCTGGGACTGCGGATCTTCTCCCAGATGGTCTTCTCCCCGTTGATCGCCTCGAACGCGGTCACGTACGGGCCGTTCGGGACGGTCCTCGTCATCCAGTCCTGGCTCGTCGGCGTCGGCGTGGTCGTCTACGCCGGCGCCCTGGTGGGACGGCTGATCCACGAGGCGCTCACCCGGCGCCGGCTGGAGCGCGAGTTCATGCTGGAACACGGCAGGCACCACCGGACCTAG
- a CDS encoding cation:proton antiporter domain-containing protein, with protein sequence MLAVAVVAGVLFVWSLLAHRLSRWSITAPIAMMVAGIALTAGSRPPLRFDFDTAVFEHAVEVVLALLLFVDAIEVPGGILGREKNLVVRLLAGGLPLTLCAAFLAGFLIFPGESGWLLAVLATVVVPLDLAPTAAVVRDRRIPSRLREVLNVEGGLNDGIVSPVFLLCIAVAAESHGAHADYASALLAAVEAAGWALVSGLVIGSVAGRLLRLSWSRGWTQPSALRLGVLAVPVAAYSLSAALGGNGFVACFVAGVCIAPALRRLPESAVEMTDDLVALMTLALWFLFGQIVNNVFWDGLEVSVILYALLAVTLVRLLPVLLVLTGTGLKPADRLFLGWMGPRGVTSIVFGALAVIDLPDESADFIARVMVMTVMASIVLHGLSTEPICRFYARRSSAGPTGALPAAGSRDDEP encoded by the coding sequence ATGCTTGCCGTTGCGGTCGTCGCGGGAGTTCTGTTCGTCTGGTCGCTGCTCGCGCACAGACTCTCGCGATGGAGCATCACCGCGCCCATCGCGATGATGGTGGCCGGTATCGCGCTGACCGCAGGATCGCGTCCCCCGCTCAGATTCGATTTCGACACGGCCGTGTTCGAGCACGCGGTGGAAGTCGTCCTGGCCCTGCTGCTCTTCGTGGACGCCATCGAGGTTCCCGGCGGAATCCTCGGGCGGGAGAAAAATCTGGTCGTGCGCCTGCTCGCCGGTGGTCTGCCGCTCACCCTGTGCGCCGCGTTCCTGGCCGGATTCCTCATCTTCCCCGGTGAGTCGGGGTGGCTGCTCGCGGTCCTGGCGACCGTCGTCGTGCCGCTGGATCTGGCCCCCACCGCGGCCGTCGTCCGCGACCGCAGAATCCCTTCCCGGCTGCGCGAGGTCCTCAACGTCGAAGGGGGCCTCAACGACGGCATCGTCTCGCCGGTCTTCCTCCTGTGCATCGCCGTCGCCGCCGAATCGCACGGTGCCCATGCCGACTACGCGAGCGCGCTGCTGGCAGCGGTCGAGGCAGCCGGCTGGGCCCTCGTCAGCGGCCTGGTCATCGGCTCCGTGGCCGGCCGGCTACTGCGCCTGTCGTGGTCGCGCGGGTGGACCCAGCCGTCGGCGCTGAGGCTGGGCGTGCTCGCCGTCCCGGTGGCGGCGTACAGCCTCTCCGCCGCTCTGGGGGGCAACGGATTCGTCGCCTGCTTCGTGGCCGGTGTGTGCATCGCCCCGGCGCTGCGGCGGCTCCCCGAGAGCGCGGTGGAGATGACCGACGATCTGGTCGCCCTGATGACCCTCGCGCTCTGGTTCCTCTTCGGGCAGATCGTCAACAACGTGTTCTGGGACGGCCTCGAGGTCTCGGTCATCCTCTACGCGCTGCTCGCCGTCACCCTGGTCCGCTTGCTTCCCGTCCTGCTGGTGCTCACGGGGACGGGGCTGAAACCCGCGGACAGGCTCTTCCTGGGCTGGATGGGCCCGAGAGGCGTGACCTCCATCGTGTTCGGGGCACTCGCGGTCATCGATCTGCCCGACGAGAGCGCGGACTTCATCGCCCGCGTCATGGTGATGACCGTCATGGCCAGCATCGTGCTGCACGGGCTGAGCACCGAGCCGATCTGCCGCTTCTACGCCCGGCGCAGCAGCGCCGGGCCGACCGGTGCGCTTCCGGCGGCCGGGAGCCGGGACGACGAACCGTGA
- a CDS encoding SHOCT domain-containing protein → MNTLAHASGPGPWVLFFPLIWAAVVIGVVTALRRTGIVHGRRAPWHGVRTGENSPIALLGRRFAAGEIDEDEYWRRLSVLDEQFGRAPKDGAV, encoded by the coding sequence GTGAACACACTCGCCCATGCGTCCGGACCCGGCCCGTGGGTCCTGTTCTTCCCGCTGATCTGGGCGGCTGTAGTCATCGGCGTCGTCACCGCCTTGCGCCGCACCGGCATCGTCCATGGCCGGCGCGCGCCCTGGCACGGCGTGCGCACCGGCGAGAACTCGCCGATCGCGCTGCTCGGCCGCCGGTTCGCTGCCGGTGAGATCGACGAGGACGAGTACTGGCGGCGGCTGTCCGTCCTGGACGAGCAGTTCGGACGTGCCCCCAAGGACGGTGCGGTATGA
- a CDS encoding ATP-binding protein, which produces MISQPSRHCTVELQALPSRIGQVRRIISAQLRYWHLDPLIDQAALGVTELLTNVHRHAQPDKTCIVDIELLLDRLTVSVHDRDPRLPTVGAMDGLATSGRGLALIAAVSESWGVRPEGDLGKVVWFSLPAAYTPEVSLPGYPVVYGATTTGPFTGTRPQVPVRTTVSG; this is translated from the coding sequence GTGATCAGCCAGCCAAGCAGGCACTGCACGGTGGAGCTCCAGGCCCTGCCGTCGCGGATCGGACAGGTCCGCAGAATCATCTCGGCGCAACTGCGCTACTGGCATCTCGATCCTCTGATCGACCAGGCAGCGCTCGGCGTCACCGAGTTGCTCACCAATGTCCACCGGCACGCTCAGCCGGACAAGACATGCATCGTCGACATCGAGCTGCTGCTCGACCGGCTCACCGTCTCGGTCCACGACCGCGATCCGCGGCTGCCGACCGTCGGGGCCATGGACGGCCTCGCCACCTCCGGGCGCGGTCTCGCGCTGATAGCGGCGGTGAGCGAGAGCTGGGGAGTCCGGCCGGAGGGCGACCTGGGCAAGGTCGTCTGGTTCTCGCTGCCGGCCGCCTACACGCCGGAGGTGTCCCTGCCCGGATACCCGGTGGTCTACGGGGCGACCACGACCGGCCCCTTCACCGGGACGCGGCCGCAGGTACCCGTACGGACAACCGTCTCCGGCTGA
- a CDS encoding PLP-dependent cysteine synthase family protein, which produces MSRVEKTVAGEAVATVDVDRSDAEYRAWLKEAVRKVQADANRSADTHLLRFPLPDEWGIDLYLKDESTHPTGSLKHRLARSLFLYGLCNGWIRPGKPVIEASSGSTAVSEAYFAKLIGVPFIAVMPRTTSAEKCRLIEFHGGQCHFVDDSRKMYEESAALAERTGGHYMDQFTYAERATDWRGNNNIAESIYQQLRLERYPEPAWIVATAGTGGTSATIARYVHYMQHDTRICVPDPENSCFFDGWTQGDPYATSDCGSRIEGIGRPRMEPSFVPGAIDRMMKVPDAASIAAVRALEVAIGRKAGGSTGTGLWSALKIVAEMVASGQRGSVVTLFCDPGDRYLDKYYSDEWLARQDLDIRPYAAAIDRFLESGDWSC; this is translated from the coding sequence ATGAGCAGAGTCGAGAAGACGGTTGCGGGCGAGGCGGTGGCCACCGTCGACGTGGACCGCAGCGACGCGGAGTACCGGGCATGGCTGAAAGAGGCCGTGCGTAAGGTCCAGGCGGATGCGAACCGTTCCGCGGACACGCATCTGCTGCGCTTCCCGCTGCCCGACGAGTGGGGCATCGACCTGTACCTCAAGGACGAGTCCACCCACCCCACCGGCAGCCTCAAGCACCGCCTGGCCCGCTCGCTGTTCCTTTACGGGCTGTGCAACGGCTGGATCAGACCCGGCAAGCCGGTCATCGAGGCGTCCAGCGGCTCGACCGCGGTGTCCGAGGCCTACTTTGCCAAGCTGATCGGTGTTCCCTTCATCGCCGTGATGCCGCGCACCACGAGCGCGGAGAAGTGCCGATTGATCGAATTCCACGGCGGACAGTGCCACTTCGTCGACGACTCCCGGAAGATGTACGAGGAATCGGCCGCGCTGGCCGAGCGCACCGGCGGGCACTACATGGACCAGTTCACCTATGCCGAGCGGGCCACCGACTGGCGGGGCAACAACAACATCGCTGAATCGATCTATCAGCAGCTGCGCCTCGAGCGCTATCCGGAACCCGCCTGGATCGTCGCCACCGCGGGCACCGGCGGTACATCGGCGACCATCGCCCGCTACGTGCACTACATGCAGCACGACACCCGCATCTGCGTGCCCGACCCGGAGAACTCCTGTTTCTTCGACGGCTGGACCCAGGGCGATCCGTACGCCACGAGCGACTGCGGATCCCGGATCGAGGGCATCGGCCGGCCCCGGATGGAGCCGAGTTTCGTACCCGGAGCGATCGACCGGATGATGAAGGTGCCCGACGCGGCGAGCATCGCGGCCGTACGCGCCCTGGAGGTCGCCATCGGCCGTAAGGCGGGCGGCTCCACCGGCACCGGTCTGTGGAGCGCGCTGAAGATAGTCGCCGAGATGGTGGCCTCGGGGCAGCGCGGGAGCGTGGTCACCCTGTTCTGCGACCCGGGCGACCGCTATCTCGACAAGTACTACTCCGACGAATGGCTGGCGCGGCAGGACCTGGACATCCGCCCGTACGCGGCCGCCATCGACCGGTTCCTCGAGAGCGGCGACTGGTCCTGCTGA
- a CDS encoding SRPBCC family protein, with protein sequence MARRLRPVELDFVETAPLRLVFSAEVAASPSAVYTALADDVAAWPAWFTAVTAARPTDGGSGREVRLRGGTVFAERIMAKEPGTRYAYRVDETNAPGLQALLEEWRMTPTATGTRVQWTFAADGPAPLRAVLRLGRAGFGRAFKDAVRNLDRRLARSAAS encoded by the coding sequence ATGGCACGCCGGCTGCGCCCCGTAGAGCTCGACTTCGTCGAGACCGCTCCGCTGCGGCTGGTCTTCTCCGCCGAAGTGGCAGCCTCCCCCTCCGCCGTGTACACAGCGCTCGCCGACGACGTCGCCGCCTGGCCGGCGTGGTTCACGGCCGTGACCGCGGCCCGGCCCACCGACGGGGGCTCGGGCCGTGAGGTCAGGCTCAGGGGCGGGACGGTGTTCGCCGAGCGGATCATGGCCAAGGAGCCCGGCACCCGCTACGCGTACCGCGTGGACGAGACCAACGCCCCTGGTCTGCAGGCGCTGTTGGAGGAGTGGCGGATGACCCCGACCGCGACGGGCACACGGGTGCAGTGGACCTTCGCCGCCGACGGGCCCGCGCCGCTGCGGGCCGTACTGCGGCTGGGCCGGGCGGGATTCGGGCGCGCCTTCAAGGACGCGGTGCGCAATCTGGACCGCAGGCTGGCCAGGTCCGCCGCGTCCTGA
- a CDS encoding SRPBCC family protein: protein MTVFRITRATALPAQACWLRVTDWSAHAAQMPLTSARVTTPAPAGVGTVFVVRSGIGRCGFDDPMEVVRWEPPQAGRAGVCRLVKRGRVITGWAEVEVIPGGPDGGSGKDSDSGSVVVWTEDLRIRHLPRLLDPLVARVGRRVFGRALDGLLARVPAG, encoded by the coding sequence ATGACGGTCTTTCGGATCACCCGGGCCACCGCCCTGCCGGCCCAGGCCTGCTGGCTGCGGGTGACGGACTGGTCCGCCCATGCCGCACAGATGCCGCTGACCTCGGCCCGGGTCACGACGCCCGCGCCGGCCGGGGTCGGCACTGTATTCGTGGTGCGCAGCGGGATCGGACGCTGCGGTTTCGACGACCCCATGGAGGTCGTGCGCTGGGAGCCGCCGCAGGCAGGCCGTGCCGGGGTCTGCCGGCTGGTCAAGCGTGGTCGGGTGATCACGGGCTGGGCGGAGGTCGAGGTGATCCCCGGGGGCCCGGACGGCGGCTCGGGAAAGGACAGCGACTCGGGCTCGGTGGTCGTATGGACGGAGGACCTGCGGATCCGGCATCTGCCTCGGCTGCTCGATCCGCTGGTGGCGCGGGTGGGCCGGCGGGTGTTCGGCCGCGCGCTCGACGGACTGCTCGCCCGGGTTCCGGCCGGCTGA